One Glutamicibacter mishrai genomic window carries:
- the rpsA gene encoding 30S ribosomal protein S1, which translates to MTITSNENNSAPVVAINDIGSAEDFLAAVDATIKYFNDGDLVEGTVVKVDHDEVLLDIGYKTEGVIPSRELSIKHDVDPGEVVTVGDSVEALVLTKEDKEGRLILSKKRAQYERAWGDIEKIKEEDGVVTGTVIEVVKGGLILDIGLRGFLPASLVEMRRVRDLAPYIGQEIEAKIIELDKNRNNVVLSRRAWLEQTQSEVRSTFLNKLEKGQVRPGVVSSIVNFGAFVDLGGVDGLVHVSELSWKHIDHPSEVVEVGQEVTVEVLEVDLDRERVSLSLKATQEDPWQTFARTHALGQVVPGKVTKLVPFGAFVRVEDGIEGLVHISELAVRHVELAEQVVSVGDELFVKVIDIDLERRRISLSLKQANEGVDPEGTEFDPALYGMAAEYDEAGNYKYPEGFDPESNEWLEGFDTQRAAWEAQYAAAQERWEAHKKQVAAAIVADAEAEPAAAAGGNEPAPASYSSEAPATDAGTLASDEALAALREKLTGN; encoded by the coding sequence ATGACCATCACCTCGAACGAGAACAACAGCGCACCAGTCGTCGCAATCAACGACATTGGATCTGCTGAGGACTTCTTGGCCGCAGTCGACGCCACCATCAAGTACTTCAACGATGGTGACCTCGTCGAAGGCACCGTCGTCAAGGTTGACCACGACGAAGTTCTGCTCGACATCGGTTACAAGACCGAAGGTGTCATCCCTTCCCGCGAGCTTTCCATCAAGCACGACGTCGACCCAGGTGAAGTTGTCACCGTTGGCGACAGCGTCGAAGCCTTGGTCCTGACCAAGGAAGACAAGGAAGGCCGCCTGATCCTGTCCAAGAAGCGTGCACAGTACGAGCGCGCTTGGGGCGACATCGAAAAGATCAAGGAAGAGGACGGCGTCGTTACCGGTACCGTCATCGAGGTTGTCAAGGGTGGCCTCATCCTGGACATCGGCCTGCGTGGCTTCTTGCCAGCATCGCTCGTCGAGATGCGCCGTGTGCGCGACCTGGCTCCATACATCGGCCAGGAAATCGAAGCCAAGATCATCGAGCTGGACAAGAACCGCAACAACGTTGTTCTTTCCCGCCGTGCATGGCTCGAGCAGACCCAGTCCGAGGTTCGCTCGACCTTCCTCAACAAGCTGGAAAAGGGCCAGGTTCGTCCGGGCGTTGTTTCCTCCATCGTCAACTTCGGTGCATTCGTGGACCTGGGCGGCGTAGACGGCTTGGTACACGTTTCCGAGCTGTCCTGGAAGCACATCGATCACCCATCCGAGGTTGTCGAGGTTGGCCAGGAAGTAACCGTAGAGGTTCTCGAAGTCGATCTGGACCGCGAGCGCGTTTCCTTGTCGCTGAAGGCTACCCAGGAAGATCCTTGGCAGACCTTCGCCCGCACCCACGCACTGGGTCAGGTTGTACCGGGCAAGGTTACCAAGCTGGTTCCATTCGGTGCGTTCGTACGCGTCGAAGACGGCATCGAAGGCCTGGTTCACATCTCCGAGCTTGCAGTTCGCCACGTTGAACTGGCTGAGCAGGTTGTCTCCGTTGGCGACGAGCTGTTCGTCAAGGTTATCGACATCGACCTGGAGCGCCGCCGCATCTCGCTGTCGCTCAAGCAGGCTAACGAAGGTGTTGACCCAGAGGGCACCGAGTTCGACCCAGCACTCTACGGCATGGCTGCAGAGTACGACGAGGCCGGCAACTACAAGTACCCAGAGGGCTTCGACCCAGAGTCGAACGAATGGCTCGAGGGCTTCGACACCCAGCGCGCTGCATGGGAAGCACAGTACGCTGCTGCTCAGGAGCGTTGGGAAGCACACAAGAAGCAGGTTGCTGCCGCAATCGTGGCCGACGCAGAAGCAGAGCCTGCTGCTGCCGCCGGTGGCAACGAGCCAGCACCAGCTTCGTACTCCTCGGAGGCTCCAGCCACCGATGCAGGTACCTTGGCTTCCGACGAAGCTCTTGCTGCACTGCGCGAGAAGCTGACCGGCAACTAA
- a CDS encoding GNAT family N-acetyltransferase yields MTREAASHLKTVTYDAAELHGEQQALIGQFQQATTIGFYEDQPDKDCMSTYADLMGAMKLRFSMVFDQQAAPESRHSTEPVHTYGSFPGLLNAGAARPVAVHKITAVTVSPTHRRQGILSRQIVDDLRYAQDQGFSLAALTVSEAGIYGRFGFEPATYQTRFKLKCQDGLKLLVDLPGTVLDIDPERFAPQLDDLMARSFDRTFGSVDGTEHDKGWALGRWEGWDTLSKAKNMRHAAYYDETGELGGFAAYKFGGWDDPDAKMVVHKLMATNDVARLKLLEYIASHDLVRVVHAQGAPDDPLRSVLQDVRDYEVRSVDDVLWLRILDVPAAFEARGYHHEGRLALSVGDRLGLVQGTYLIEAAGGSARVKAVADDAAELAGVARVEMSERELAGLYLGTVSLPQLLAVGRATVQCSDSLEENADLFAVKRAPFTPYAF; encoded by the coding sequence GTGACGCGAGAAGCTGCCAGCCATCTGAAGACCGTGACGTATGACGCCGCAGAACTGCACGGCGAACAGCAGGCGCTGATCGGCCAATTCCAGCAGGCCACAACCATCGGTTTTTATGAGGACCAGCCTGACAAGGATTGCATGTCCACCTATGCGGACTTGATGGGCGCCATGAAATTGCGGTTTTCGATGGTGTTCGATCAGCAGGCGGCGCCGGAGTCGCGCCATTCCACCGAACCGGTGCACACTTATGGATCATTCCCGGGACTGCTTAATGCAGGCGCCGCCCGGCCGGTGGCGGTGCACAAGATCACCGCTGTGACGGTCTCGCCGACACATCGCCGCCAGGGGATCTTGTCGCGGCAGATCGTCGACGATCTGCGCTACGCGCAGGACCAAGGTTTTTCGTTGGCAGCTCTGACCGTATCGGAGGCGGGCATCTATGGCCGTTTTGGTTTCGAGCCGGCTACTTACCAGACGCGTTTTAAGCTCAAGTGCCAGGATGGACTGAAGCTGCTGGTGGATCTGCCGGGGACTGTGCTCGATATTGATCCTGAACGATTTGCCCCGCAGCTCGACGATCTGATGGCACGTTCCTTCGATCGGACATTTGGTTCGGTGGATGGAACCGAACATGACAAAGGGTGGGCGCTGGGTCGTTGGGAGGGGTGGGATACCCTGAGCAAGGCCAAGAATATGCGCCACGCGGCCTACTACGATGAGACCGGCGAGCTGGGCGGTTTCGCCGCCTACAAGTTCGGCGGGTGGGACGATCCCGACGCCAAAATGGTCGTGCACAAGCTGATGGCTACCAATGACGTGGCGCGGTTGAAACTTCTGGAATATATAGCCAGCCATGATCTGGTTCGAGTTGTCCATGCGCAAGGCGCGCCCGATGACCCGCTGCGCTCGGTGCTGCAGGACGTGCGGGATTACGAAGTCCGATCCGTGGACGATGTCTTGTGGCTGCGCATCCTTGACGTGCCGGCGGCCTTCGAAGCGCGCGGCTATCACCATGAGGGGCGGCTGGCGCTTAGCGTGGGTGATCGTCTGGGACTGGTACAAGGGACCTATCTCATCGAGGCCGCAGGGGGATCGGCCAGGGTTAAAGCTGTCGCCGACGACGCCGCAGAACTGGCGGGTGTGGCGCGGGTGGAGATGAGCGAACGCGAATTGGCTGGGCTTTATCTGGGCACCGTGTCCTTGCCGCAACTGCTCGCGGTGGGCCGGGCCACCGTCCAGTGCTCGGACTCGCTGGAAGAAAATGCCGATCTGTTCGCGGTGAAGCGCGCACCATTCACCCCATATGCTTTCTGA
- the polA gene encoding DNA polymerase I, which produces MAFRAFYALPAENFATSTGQHTNAVHGFVSMLLTMIRQQKPTHVAVAFDLDTPTFRSLEYTEYKGGRNKTPEEFYGQIDLIQEVMKAMNIPAITLESFEADDILATLATKGEEAGFDVLVVSGDRDAFQLITEKTLVLYPKKGISDIPPMDAAAVEAKYFVRPERYSDLAALVGETADNLPGVPGVGPKTAAKWINLYGDLAGILENIDAIKGKVGESLREHVDNVTRNRRLNQLKHDLELPVTLEEMELEAPNREEIENLFEALEFNTLRKRLFDLFAAQEEEAAPEVAAFTRVITDNAEGLQSFIDAGKGAPIAVQPAVVDGEAVGLALFQGAQAAWLELAELDEATESVLAGFLADENAPKIFHDAKAAMHLLIERGLPVAGIKDDTLISAYLIQPDRRSHDLVDVVQYHLKYAVPVHEAKKGELDLGLTSDLAEPTLAQAQAIHDLSAFLATKLAEKHADELAAQMELPLIPVLFEMERAGVAVDVDRLNELRAHFTTQVDQATNDAFAAIGHEVNLSSPKQLQVVLFEELDLPRTKKIKTGFTTDAESLQDLLVKTGHPFLVALMAYRDAIKLRQTVDGLLKATHSDGRIHTTYAQTVAATGRLSSLNPNLQNIPVRSEEGRRIRDVFMVGEGYETLLTVDYSQIEMRIMAHLSEDEGLIEAYQNGEDLHRYVGSRVFNVAPEEVTSEMRSKVKAMSYGLAYGLSSFGLSKQLKIGVDEARKLMKDYFDRFGAVRTYLRSVVDQARKDGYTETIFGRRRYLPELNSSDRRLRDIAERAALNAPIQGSAADLVKVAMLKIAEGLAAGQYKSRMLLQVHDELILEVAAGELEKVQELVTREMGHAADLLVPLDVQPGIGRTWHEAAH; this is translated from the coding sequence ATGGCGTTCCGCGCGTTCTACGCGTTGCCGGCGGAAAACTTCGCAACGAGCACCGGACAGCACACAAACGCCGTGCATGGTTTTGTATCGATGCTGCTGACCATGATCCGACAGCAGAAGCCTACACACGTGGCTGTGGCCTTCGACTTGGACACCCCGACCTTCCGCTCGTTGGAGTACACCGAGTACAAGGGCGGTCGAAACAAGACCCCCGAAGAGTTCTACGGGCAGATCGACCTCATCCAAGAAGTCATGAAGGCGATGAACATTCCTGCTATCACCCTGGAAAGCTTCGAGGCTGATGACATCCTCGCCACGCTGGCCACCAAGGGCGAAGAGGCGGGATTCGATGTCCTGGTGGTTTCCGGCGACCGCGACGCCTTCCAGCTGATCACCGAAAAGACCCTGGTGCTGTACCCGAAGAAGGGCATCAGTGACATTCCGCCGATGGATGCGGCGGCCGTGGAAGCGAAATACTTCGTCCGGCCTGAACGCTACTCGGATTTGGCCGCACTGGTCGGCGAGACCGCGGATAACCTGCCCGGTGTGCCAGGCGTTGGCCCGAAGACGGCCGCCAAATGGATCAACCTCTACGGCGATCTGGCCGGCATCCTGGAAAATATCGATGCCATCAAGGGCAAGGTCGGCGAATCCCTGCGCGAGCACGTGGACAACGTGACCCGCAACCGTCGCCTCAACCAGCTCAAGCACGATCTTGAGCTGCCGGTGACCCTGGAAGAGATGGAGCTTGAGGCGCCGAATCGCGAGGAAATCGAGAACCTCTTTGAGGCGCTGGAGTTCAATACGCTGCGCAAGCGGCTCTTTGACCTGTTCGCTGCCCAGGAAGAGGAAGCGGCACCTGAGGTCGCGGCTTTCACCCGCGTAATCACCGACAACGCCGAAGGCTTGCAGAGCTTTATCGACGCGGGCAAGGGCGCGCCGATCGCCGTGCAGCCGGCCGTTGTCGACGGCGAAGCAGTGGGGCTGGCGCTTTTCCAAGGTGCACAGGCTGCTTGGCTCGAATTGGCTGAACTGGATGAAGCCACCGAGAGCGTGCTGGCCGGATTCCTGGCCGATGAGAACGCGCCGAAGATCTTCCACGATGCCAAAGCCGCGATGCACCTCTTGATCGAACGAGGTCTGCCGGTTGCCGGAATCAAGGACGATACGCTCATCAGCGCGTACCTGATCCAGCCGGATCGCCGCAGCCACGACCTGGTGGATGTGGTGCAGTACCACCTGAAGTACGCCGTGCCCGTGCACGAGGCGAAAAAGGGCGAACTGGATCTGGGGCTGACCTCGGATCTAGCCGAGCCGACATTGGCCCAGGCCCAGGCGATCCACGATCTCTCCGCCTTCCTCGCTACCAAGCTCGCCGAAAAGCATGCTGATGAGCTGGCCGCGCAAATGGAGCTTCCACTGATTCCGGTGCTCTTCGAGATGGAGCGCGCCGGTGTTGCAGTGGACGTGGACCGGTTGAACGAGTTGCGCGCGCACTTCACCACCCAAGTGGATCAGGCGACCAACGACGCGTTCGCGGCGATCGGACACGAGGTTAATCTTTCTAGCCCCAAGCAGCTGCAGGTCGTGCTGTTCGAGGAATTGGATCTGCCGCGCACCAAGAAGATCAAGACCGGCTTCACCACCGATGCCGAGTCATTGCAGGATCTTCTGGTCAAGACCGGGCATCCTTTCCTGGTGGCCCTGATGGCGTACCGCGATGCCATCAAGTTGCGCCAGACGGTGGACGGCTTGCTCAAGGCCACGCACTCGGACGGTCGCATTCATACGACCTACGCACAGACTGTCGCGGCGACTGGCCGGCTTTCCAGCTTGAACCCGAACCTGCAGAACATTCCGGTGCGGTCCGAAGAGGGGCGCCGGATCCGCGACGTGTTCATGGTGGGCGAAGGCTACGAAACCCTGCTGACCGTGGACTACTCGCAGATCGAAATGCGCATCATGGCGCACCTGTCCGAAGACGAAGGGCTGATCGAGGCCTACCAGAACGGCGAAGACCTGCACCGCTATGTCGGTTCGCGCGTGTTCAACGTGGCCCCGGAAGAGGTTACTTCGGAGATGCGTTCCAAGGTCAAGGCCATGAGCTACGGCTTGGCCTACGGACTGAGCAGCTTCGGCCTGTCCAAGCAGCTGAAGATCGGCGTGGACGAAGCCCGCAAGCTGATGAAGGACTACTTCGATCGTTTCGGTGCGGTCCGCACCTACCTGCGCTCGGTGGTCGATCAGGCCCGCAAGGATGGCTACACCGAAACCATCTTCGGCCGCCGCCGCTACCTGCCGGAGCTCAATAGCTCGGATCGGCGGCTTCGCGATATCGCCGAACGCGCTGCGCTGAATGCTCCGATTCAGGGGTCGGCCGCGGACCTGGTCAAGGTCGCCATGCTCAAGATCGCTGAGGGCTTGGCCGCAGGCCAGTACAAGTCCCGGATGCTGTTGCAGGTCCATGACGAATTGATTCTGGAAGTCGCTGCCGGGGAGCTGGAGAAGGTGCAGGAATTGGTGACCCGCGAAATGGGTCATGCCGCTGACCTGCTGGTGCCGCTGGATGTCCAGCCGGGCATCGGCCGAACCTGGCATGAGGCCGCCCACTAA
- a CDS encoding hotdog fold thioesterase, protein MNDNFTTQPTQSSAHPFADQLSRHGIPETMWPYLTQNGVGELVEKLQIVFTEFSTQRLCATMPVAGNTQVYGILHGGASAALAETLGSMAAALHGAGTSQPVGVDLNITHHKAGRSGMVTAQCTPIHLGARSTSHEIIISNDAGQRLATARITNMLLPLER, encoded by the coding sequence ATGAACGACAATTTCACTACTCAACCCACGCAATCTTCGGCACATCCCTTCGCCGATCAGCTGTCCCGGCACGGCATCCCGGAGACCATGTGGCCTTATCTCACCCAGAACGGCGTTGGCGAGCTGGTGGAGAAATTGCAGATCGTCTTCACCGAGTTCAGCACGCAGCGGCTTTGCGCGACCATGCCGGTGGCGGGAAACACCCAGGTCTACGGCATTCTGCACGGCGGCGCCTCGGCTGCATTGGCCGAGACGCTGGGCTCCATGGCCGCTGCCCTGCACGGGGCGGGAACCTCGCAACCGGTGGGCGTGGATTTGAACATCACCCACCACAAGGCCGGCCGATCTGGAATGGTGACGGCCCAGTGCACCCCGATCCACCTGGGTGCCCGCAGCACCAGCCACGAGATCATTATCAGCAACGACGCCGGCCAGCGGCTGGCCACCGCGCGGATCACTAATATGCTCTTGCCGCTGGAGCGCTAG
- a CDS encoding dihydrofolate reductase family protein — MTSFKYYVGASVDGFIADGNKGAHWFTTFAQQPGVKEHFDQFFEKVGAVVIGGKTYADIAREVAEGRMQWMFGNKPVWVFTHHELPTLPQTDLTFIRGEIGFWSQDIARSAGAGDVWIAGGADVAGGFVQANLLDEVLIVTVPVVLGEGTSIFGRGISAQLSSLEITGLGDDTFITRYSVG, encoded by the coding sequence ATGACAAGCTTCAAGTACTACGTGGGTGCCTCCGTTGACGGTTTTATCGCCGACGGCAACAAAGGGGCGCATTGGTTCACCACGTTCGCCCAGCAACCCGGTGTGAAAGAACATTTCGACCAGTTCTTCGAGAAGGTCGGAGCGGTCGTGATCGGAGGCAAAACTTACGCCGATATCGCCCGTGAAGTCGCCGAAGGGCGCATGCAGTGGATGTTCGGCAACAAGCCCGTGTGGGTTTTCACTCATCACGAGCTGCCGACCTTGCCCCAGACCGACTTGACCTTCATCCGCGGCGAAATCGGATTCTGGAGCCAGGATATTGCACGCAGCGCGGGCGCCGGGGATGTGTGGATCGCCGGCGGTGCTGATGTAGCCGGGGGATTCGTACAGGCTAACCTGCTCGATGAAGTGCTCATCGTGACCGTTCCGGTGGTGCTGGGCGAGGGAACCAGCATTTTTGGCCGAGGCATCAGCGCGCAGCTGTCATCGCTGGAAATCACCGGCCTTGGCGACGATACCTTCATCACGCGCTACTCGGTCGGCTGA
- a CDS encoding inorganic phosphate transporter, protein MDLTLIVVLVIALALFFDFTNGFHDTANAMATPIATGAITPKKAVALAAILNLVGAFLSTEVAKTISGGIINEDPSTGVAIGPAMIFAGLMGAVIWNLLTWLLGLPSSSSHALFGGLVGAAIVGAGFASVNYGVLLSKVLLPAICAPVIAGVSAYLSTKLAYAITKRQSGASPKRGGFRYGQIFSSSLVALSHGTNDAQKTMGIITLTLVASGLQDSDSGVHLWVVAACAFAIALGTYTGGWRIIQTMGSGLTDVKPAQGFAAEVSTASAILASSHLGFALSTTQVASGSVIGSGLGRKGGEVRWGTAGRIALGWLFTLPAAAIVGGVAAWITHLGNVGVMIVAVLGVAAMLTIWFASRKQPHGAEATMSDIDNSGAAVNILTKKQRRAKAKAEAQQAKLAAAQKEADNS, encoded by the coding sequence ATGGATTTGACGCTGATCGTCGTCCTGGTCATCGCCTTGGCGTTGTTTTTCGACTTCACCAACGGTTTTCATGACACGGCCAATGCGATGGCCACCCCGATCGCAACCGGTGCAATCACCCCTAAGAAGGCAGTTGCCCTCGCCGCAATTCTGAACCTCGTCGGCGCTTTCCTCTCGACCGAGGTAGCGAAGACCATCTCTGGCGGCATCATCAACGAAGACCCATCCACCGGCGTAGCCATCGGCCCGGCCATGATCTTTGCCGGCCTCATGGGCGCTGTGATCTGGAATCTGCTGACCTGGCTGCTGGGACTTCCTTCCAGCTCCTCGCACGCGCTCTTCGGCGGTCTTGTCGGTGCCGCTATTGTCGGTGCCGGCTTCGCTTCGGTGAACTACGGTGTTCTGCTTTCCAAGGTCTTGCTGCCGGCGATCTGCGCGCCGGTGATCGCCGGCGTCTCCGCATATCTGAGCACCAAGCTGGCCTACGCCATCACCAAGCGCCAAAGCGGCGCCTCGCCGAAACGCGGCGGCTTCCGCTACGGCCAGATTTTCTCCTCCTCGCTCGTTGCGCTGTCTCACGGCACCAATGACGCGCAGAAGACCATGGGCATCATCACGCTGACCCTGGTCGCATCGGGGCTGCAGGATTCCGACTCCGGCGTGCACCTGTGGGTTGTTGCCGCCTGTGCTTTTGCCATCGCACTGGGTACCTACACCGGTGGCTGGCGCATCATCCAGACCATGGGTTCGGGCCTGACCGATGTGAAGCCTGCACAGGGCTTCGCCGCGGAGGTCTCCACCGCCTCGGCGATCCTGGCCTCCTCCCACCTGGGCTTCGCGCTGTCGACCACCCAGGTCGCTTCCGGTTCGGTGATCGGTTCGGGACTGGGCCGCAAGGGCGGCGAAGTCCGCTGGGGGACCGCCGGGCGCATCGCCCTGGGCTGGCTCTTCACCTTGCCGGCCGCCGCGATCGTCGGTGGCGTGGCTGCCTGGATCACCCACCTGGGCAACGTCGGCGTGATGATCGTCGCCGTTCTGGGCGTTGCTGCCATGCTGACGATCTGGTTCGCCTCGCGCAAGCAGCCACACGGCGCAGAAGCCACCATGTCCGACATCGACAACTCCGGCGCAGCGGTCAACATCTTGACCAAGAAGCAGCGTCGGGCCAAGGCAAAAGCCGAAGCGCAGCAGGCCAAGCTCGCTGCAGCGCAGAAGGAAGCTGATAACTCATGA
- a CDS encoding ANTAR domain-containing response regulator produces MSELPEITRIPSEVQSTPRRVLVAEDETLIRLDIVEILRSEGYEVVAEADNGQSALDKARELKPDLVLMDVKMPVMDGITAAEAIVKEKIAPVVLLTAFSQKELVERAREAGAMAYVVKPFTPADLTPAIEIAISRNDELRALEEEVSNLAEQFETRKLVDRAKSLLITKMGLTEPEAFRWIQKTSMDRRLSMRQVAETVVDQVK; encoded by the coding sequence ATGAGCGAACTACCCGAAATCACCCGAATTCCATCCGAGGTGCAGTCCACACCGCGTCGTGTTCTCGTTGCCGAGGACGAAACTCTTATCCGCCTGGATATCGTCGAAATCCTTCGCTCCGAAGGCTACGAGGTTGTCGCCGAGGCCGATAACGGGCAGAGCGCATTGGACAAGGCTCGGGAGCTGAAGCCGGACCTGGTGCTCATGGACGTGAAGATGCCGGTCATGGATGGCATTACCGCCGCCGAGGCAATCGTCAAGGAGAAGATCGCCCCGGTCGTGCTGTTGACCGCCTTCAGCCAGAAGGAACTGGTGGAGCGCGCTCGCGAAGCCGGCGCCATGGCCTACGTGGTGAAGCCATTCACCCCGGCCGATCTGACTCCGGCCATCGAGATCGCCATTTCACGCAATGACGAGCTGCGCGCGCTGGAAGAAGAAGTCAGCAACCTCGCCGAGCAGTTCGAGACCCGCAAATTGGTTGATCGCGCCAAGAGCCTGCTGATCACCAAGATGGGCTTGACCGAGCCGGAAGCCTTCCGCTGGATCCAGAAGACCTCCATGGATCGCCGCCTGAGCATGCGCCAGGTAGCGGAAACCGTGGTCGACCAGGTCAAGTAG
- the pyk gene encoding pyruvate kinase, with product MRRAKIVATWGPALASYENTVAVLKAGVDVARLNMSHGDHSMHAQSLANVRNAAAEIGRAVGIFADLQGPKIRLGRFKDNAKYILEAGEEFTITIDDVEGTRNLCSTTFKGLPNDVKPGDFLLVNDGKVKLKAVSVDATSVHSEVVVGGEVSNNKGINLPGVAVNVPALSEKDEDDLRWALRAGIDMVALSFVRNAEDISRVHEIMDEEGRRVPVIAKIEKPQAVAALEEIVDAFDAIMVARGDLGVELPLEEVPVVQKRAVELARRWAKPVIVATQVLESMIESPTPTRAEASDCANAVLDGADAVMLSGETSVGSYPVETVETMSRIISSTEEHGLDRIPRLGSAPKTRGGAITRAAVEISDQLDAKYIVAFTQSGDSARRLSRLRPKKPVLAFTPLQQTYNIMTLMWGIQARLVAYADHTDKMTAQVDEALLSEGLADINDLVCIAAGSPPGQAGSTNSLRVHKIGDLADAGQLVDGKPMPAREKVGPWAAENVSTPESL from the coding sequence ATGAGACGCGCAAAGATTGTGGCAACCTGGGGTCCAGCCCTGGCGAGCTATGAAAACACTGTAGCGGTACTAAAGGCGGGCGTAGACGTAGCCCGTTTGAACATGAGCCATGGAGACCACTCCATGCACGCACAATCCTTGGCGAATGTGCGCAACGCGGCAGCAGAGATCGGCCGTGCGGTAGGTATTTTCGCCGACCTGCAGGGTCCGAAGATCCGCTTGGGCCGCTTCAAGGACAACGCCAAGTACATCCTTGAAGCCGGCGAAGAATTCACCATCACCATCGACGACGTCGAGGGCACTCGCAACCTGTGCTCGACCACCTTCAAGGGCCTGCCTAACGACGTCAAGCCAGGGGACTTCCTGCTGGTCAACGACGGCAAGGTCAAGCTCAAGGCCGTTTCGGTCGACGCCACTTCGGTTCACTCCGAGGTCGTCGTCGGCGGCGAGGTGTCCAATAACAAGGGCATCAACCTGCCAGGCGTGGCTGTGAACGTTCCTGCGTTGAGCGAAAAGGACGAGGACGATCTGCGCTGGGCACTGCGTGCCGGCATCGATATGGTCGCCCTGTCCTTCGTGCGCAACGCCGAAGACATTTCGCGCGTGCACGAGATCATGGACGAAGAAGGCCGTCGCGTCCCAGTGATCGCCAAGATCGAGAAGCCGCAGGCAGTAGCTGCGCTCGAGGAGATCGTCGACGCCTTCGACGCCATCATGGTGGCCCGTGGCGACCTCGGCGTCGAATTGCCGCTGGAAGAAGTTCCTGTGGTGCAGAAGCGCGCCGTTGAGCTGGCCCGCCGCTGGGCCAAGCCGGTCATCGTCGCCACCCAGGTGCTCGAATCGATGATCGAGTCGCCAACTCCGACCCGCGCTGAAGCCTCGGACTGCGCCAACGCCGTGCTTGATGGCGCCGACGCGGTCATGCTGTCGGGGGAGACCTCGGTGGGTTCCTACCCGGTGGAGACCGTGGAGACCATGTCCCGCATCATCTCCTCCACCGAGGAGCACGGCCTGGACCGCATCCCGCGTCTGGGCTCGGCGCCTAAGACCCGCGGTGGCGCGATCACCCGTGCCGCTGTGGAGATCTCCGATCAGCTGGATGCAAAGTACATTGTGGCCTTCACCCAGTCCGGCGACTCGGCTCGACGTCTTTCGCGCTTGCGCCCGAAGAAGCCGGTACTGGCCTTCACCCCGCTGCAGCAGACCTACAACATCATGACCCTGATGTGGGGCATCCAGGCTCGCCTGGTGGCTTACGCGGACCACACCGATAAGATGACCGCCCAGGTGGACGAGGCTCTGCTCTCCGAAGGCCTGGCCGACATCAACGACCTGGTGTGCATCGCTGCCGGTTCCCCTCCAGGACAGGCCGGTTCCACCAACTCGCTGCGCGTGCACAAGATCGGCGATCTGGCCGACGCAGGCCAGCTGGTTGACGGCAAGCCAATGCCTGCCCGTGAAAAGGTCGGCCCATGGGCAGCGGAGAATGTTTCGACTCCTGAGTCCCTGTAA